The proteins below come from a single Microbacterium sp. SLBN-154 genomic window:
- a CDS encoding bifunctional 2-methylcitrate synthase/citrate synthase → MTEPDIKKGLAGVVVDYTAVSKVNPETNSLLYRGYPVQELAATQPFEAVAFLLWNGELPSEVELAKLRATERSYRALPADVRAAIDLVPLDAHPMDEVRTALSLIGARDLAGTGSVLDASGSAEENLARSIRLFSVLPAIVAYGQRRRRGQQPVAPRDDLDYAANFLWMTFGEEADPVVVDAFNRSMILYAEHSFNASTFTARVIASTLSDLYSAVVGAVGALKGPLHGGANEAVLHIFDEIGSAGNVVPWLDAALAEKRKIMGFGHRVYKRGDSRVPTMKAALDTLVAHYDRPDVAELYETLESEFVSRKGIYPNLDYPSGPAYNLMGFDTLTFTPLFVAARIVGWTAHVIEQLGANALIRPLSEYNGPDERHVEGYVPDEAVLAVADRPEESAG, encoded by the coding sequence ATGACCGAACCCGACATCAAGAAGGGCCTCGCCGGCGTCGTCGTGGACTACACGGCGGTCTCGAAGGTCAACCCCGAGACGAACTCGCTGCTGTACCGCGGATACCCGGTGCAGGAGCTCGCCGCGACCCAGCCGTTCGAGGCGGTGGCCTTCCTGCTGTGGAACGGAGAGCTGCCCAGCGAGGTCGAGCTGGCGAAGCTTCGCGCGACCGAGCGCTCGTATCGCGCACTTCCCGCCGACGTGCGGGCCGCGATCGACCTGGTTCCCCTCGATGCGCACCCGATGGACGAGGTGCGGACCGCTCTCAGCCTCATCGGCGCGCGGGATCTCGCCGGTACCGGCTCGGTTCTCGACGCGAGCGGGAGTGCAGAGGAGAACCTCGCGCGCAGCATCCGCCTGTTCTCCGTCCTTCCGGCCATCGTCGCCTACGGTCAGCGTCGCCGCCGGGGTCAGCAGCCCGTCGCGCCCCGAGATGACCTCGACTACGCGGCGAACTTTCTCTGGATGACCTTCGGCGAGGAAGCCGATCCGGTCGTCGTCGACGCGTTCAACCGGTCGATGATCCTCTACGCCGAGCACTCCTTCAACGCCTCGACCTTCACTGCCCGGGTCATCGCCTCGACGCTCAGCGACCTGTACTCGGCGGTCGTCGGTGCGGTCGGCGCCCTGAAGGGCCCCCTCCACGGCGGTGCGAACGAGGCCGTGCTGCACATCTTCGACGAGATCGGCTCGGCCGGGAACGTCGTGCCGTGGCTCGACGCGGCGCTCGCCGAGAAGCGCAAGATCATGGGCTTCGGCCACCGCGTGTACAAGCGCGGCGACTCTCGGGTGCCGACCATGAAGGCGGCGCTCGACACCCTCGTCGCGCACTACGACCGGCCCGATGTCGCCGAGCTCTACGAGACGCTCGAGTCGGAGTTCGTCTCGCGCAAGGGGATCTACCCGAACCTCGACTACCCGTCGGGCCCGGCGTACAACCTGATGGGTTTCGACACCCTCACCTTCACGCCCCTGTTCGTCGCGGCGCGGATCGTGGGGTGGACCGCCCACGTCATCGAGCAGCTGGGCGCGAACGCGCTGATCCGTCCGCTGTCGGAGTACAACGGCCCCGACGAGCGGCACGTCGAGGGGTACGTGCCCGACGAGGCCGTTCTGGCCGTCGCCGACCGTCCGGAGGAGTCGGCCGGGTGA